A genomic region of Bernardetia sp. ABR2-2B contains the following coding sequences:
- a CDS encoding HAD family phosphatase, translated as MSTENSNLPKLQDYEAIIFDLGGVIINLNYKKTEEEFKRLFGTDFSELYSKKSQTDIFNKLETGHISEKQFVEAMQKSSRKTVSHQEIINAWNAMLLDIPKERIELLKKIGKEKHIFLLSNTNEIHKTAFDKIVLESHQMKGLEPLFEKAYFSHLVRMRKPNREIFDFVIKENNLNPQKTLFIDDSPQHIKGALLTGLNAYHLEVEKNTILDLT; from the coding sequence ATGTCCACAGAAAACTCAAACCTTCCAAAACTACAAGACTACGAAGCTATTATTTTTGATTTGGGAGGAGTAATCATTAATTTGAATTATAAAAAGACAGAAGAAGAGTTTAAAAGGCTTTTTGGAACTGATTTTTCAGAGTTATATTCCAAAAAAAGTCAGACCGATATTTTTAATAAATTAGAAACAGGGCATATTTCTGAAAAGCAGTTTGTAGAAGCTATGCAAAAATCATCTCGCAAAACAGTTTCGCATCAAGAAATTATCAATGCTTGGAATGCTATGCTTTTGGATATTCCTAAAGAAAGAATTGAGCTTTTGAAGAAAATAGGAAAAGAAAAACATATTTTTTTATTGAGTAATACCAATGAAATTCATAAAACAGCTTTTGATAAAATTGTACTAGAATCTCATCAAATGAAAGGTTTAGAGCCTCTTTTTGAAAAGGCTTATTTTTCTCATTTAGTCAGAATGCGAAAGCCGAATAGAGAGATTTTTGATTTTGTGATAAAAGAAAATAACTTGAATCCTCAAAAAACGCTTTTTATAGACGATAGTCCACAGCATATAAAAGGCGCACTTCTGACAGGTCTGAATGCCTATCATTTAGAGGTAGAGAAAAATACTATTTTAGATTTGACTTAG
- the glmM gene encoding phosphoglucosamine mutase → MSLIKSISGIRGTIGGKVGEGLSPIDVVKFAAAYGKWVSTNPSTAQTAEENTPPNQKIIIGRDARVSGQLVSQLVASTLQAMGFDVIDLGLSTTPTVEMAVPMENASGGIILTASHNPANWNALKLLNRKGEFISAKEGEEILKFAENDDFEFVKVSDLGSYTTDDSYLQKHIEKILELPLVDVEAIKAKDFKIAVDGVNSSGGVAIPMLLEALGVTQVDKFFCEPTGIFQHNPEPLPENLTHICSTIESGNYNLGIVVDPDVDRLALICEDGTPFGEEYTLVAISDYILQHQEEGQTKNTVSNLSSTQALKDVTLKAGGEYHAAAVGEVNVVEKMKECNAIIGGEGNGGIIYPELHYGRDALVGIALFLTQLAKFKGTTKMLRSKYPSYHISKNKIELTPEIDVDNVLIEISDKYRNYPVNKIDGVKIQFDSEWVHLRKSNTEPIIRIYSESQSEATAEHLAQKIMHDIKEIITQ, encoded by the coding sequence TTGAGTTTAATAAAATCAATATCTGGAATACGTGGAACAATTGGTGGAAAAGTAGGCGAAGGTCTTTCTCCGATTGATGTAGTCAAATTTGCTGCTGCTTATGGAAAATGGGTCAGTACGAACCCAAGTACAGCACAGACAGCAGAAGAAAACACTCCACCAAACCAAAAAATAATTATCGGACGTGATGCTCGTGTTTCTGGGCAACTCGTTTCACAGCTTGTCGCTTCTACTTTACAAGCAATGGGTTTTGATGTGATAGATTTGGGTCTTTCTACTACTCCGACTGTCGAAATGGCTGTTCCAATGGAAAATGCTAGTGGTGGAATTATTCTTACAGCTAGTCATAACCCAGCTAACTGGAATGCACTCAAACTTCTGAACCGAAAAGGAGAGTTTATTTCGGCAAAAGAAGGTGAAGAAATTCTGAAATTTGCTGAAAATGATGATTTCGAATTTGTGAAAGTTTCTGACTTAGGAAGTTATACAACTGATGATAGTTATCTTCAAAAACATATTGAGAAAATATTAGAATTGCCTTTAGTGGATGTAGAAGCTATCAAAGCAAAAGACTTCAAAATTGCTGTCGATGGCGTAAATTCTAGTGGGGGGGTTGCTATTCCGATGCTTTTAGAGGCATTAGGTGTAACTCAAGTAGATAAGTTTTTCTGTGAACCAACAGGAATTTTTCAACATAATCCTGAGCCACTTCCCGAAAATCTAACTCATATTTGTTCTACTATCGAAAGTGGAAATTATAATTTAGGAATTGTGGTCGACCCAGATGTAGATAGATTAGCTCTCATTTGTGAAGATGGAACTCCTTTTGGCGAAGAATATACGCTTGTTGCAATTTCTGATTATATTTTACAACATCAAGAAGAAGGACAAACCAAAAATACGGTTTCAAATCTTTCTTCTACACAAGCTCTAAAAGACGTAACCTTAAAAGCAGGTGGAGAGTATCACGCAGCTGCTGTTGGAGAAGTCAATGTAGTAGAAAAAATGAAAGAATGTAACGCCATTATTGGAGGAGAAGGTAATGGAGGAATTATCTATCCAGAACTTCATTATGGACGTGATGCCCTTGTCGGAATTGCTTTATTTTTGACTCAATTAGCCAAATTTAAAGGAACTACAAAAATGCTCCGTTCGAAATATCCTAGTTATCATATTTCGAAGAATAAGATAGAACTTACTCCTGAAATAGATGTTGATAATGTTTTAATAGAAATTTCTGATAAATATAGAAATTATCCAGTCAATAAAATTGATGGCGTCAAAATTCAGTTTGATAGTGAGTGGGTTCATCTTAGAAAATCAAATACAGAACCAATCATTCGTATTTATTCTGAATCGCAATCGGAAGCAACTGCTGAACATTTAGCTCAAAAAATTATGCATGATATTAAAGAAATTATTACGCAATGA
- a CDS encoding LamG-like jellyroll fold domain-containing protein gives MKNLYFITFIFLFFALKSTNAFSQIDTRFWFAAPEVTNGHGDRDIFMRVAAFDQPATVVISMPANPAFTPIVVNLAAFGSANTNLTPFINLIETPNMTNLAGADNDANRNYSTIFRSGLLVESTARITAYYEVNRGNNPDIFALKGKNGLGTDFYVPMQTAWNHQNGQNPNGHSGFVIVATESNTTVTVTTTRPTRSFGTGATGTTAPAGTYTITLNRGQTYTVAAQQPSAGNAPAGSRIVSDKPVAVTLYHDSIRTGAGGCYDLAGDQLVPVDIVGDEYIIMRGTLGIPSSAQPEKVYILATQPGTTFTVNRNGTPIAGTPTLAAGQQYIFDMAIGTAKAYIKSNKPIYVLHMSGYGCETGAAILPPIECTGSRLVQFNRSTNENFSLTLLVKEGGQGDFTLNGVAIPVSNFSPVPGSPDVDPANGTPDWYSARIDYNTTLVPLGGNRIENSSTLFHAGVTNGGASSGCRYGYFSSFNSLNLGPDIAIFYGSNVVLDAETYGAVSYTWNTTPVQTTPQITVNVRRTRDYIVAVDLGRCIVYDTICVGTVEYVWIGDTDDDYGKFSNWSAPCGEDGIPDCEQDIVVPALVNGIPPVNFPRIYDNETQACRNIIIENGASLTISPLGRLNVCGDMVHSGFLNMPTGSLLEFRGLQPQTYTQNATGTGEFARLQINNLTPLPDVPRLKVSDAGTQNMVVSPTGTLTFIRGVVRTEGLKEVVVRNPSPSSILGYSFANSTNDRFVGGRLRRSTNPIGTYDLPVGLAVENIGAASPVATKRATIVNTVAADWINDATFCALNPFPSNRVINLTDNRSAVADAPLYKHIAFPASVAILGNAPRTTEAWVRISSNPSNGAIFYLGRDAAKELFALRKIGTGNGYRIDLGGGIIKDFNLAGTVGTWQHFAMTYNGISEVKVYLNGNEVESLNIADLNTTGNFYVGRYRNSTNQNWYLAGRYDNVRVWNVARAQAEIFANFCVRYECTIPPELIANYDMEDGFGFADTKTRNCSISPLQYERARVQFQTPMTTANNLLAFFNQYPGATPISPNEYRCQATFGTCEVLNHGFWTVSAFNNTTKVTGDASYRMTLYNNAYTNGGVCASPEATIMKRNVNTDPWTIPTFPALCADNSLGSTSMEWMSGFSDFAVPQTFDPIILPVDLLSLTAKPLINSILVEWKTTNEINNAGFEVMRSIDGENFEQVGWVTQNNTGVYSFGDTEVNTNQIYYYRLNQVDENGSKKTSPIVDAKIDGSLSGGVTVYPNPTSNEFTIDLGETYIANTTYQIEVYNSIGMLLRNRTVSNSSKINMSLEGLAKGMYLIKIVTPSRTKLVKLQKE, from the coding sequence ATGAAAAATTTATACTTCATAACTTTTATCTTTTTGTTCTTTGCCCTGAAATCTACTAACGCTTTTTCTCAAATAGACACTCGTTTTTGGTTTGCAGCACCTGAGGTAACTAATGGGCATGGAGACAGAGATATATTTATGCGTGTTGCTGCTTTTGATCAACCTGCTACAGTAGTAATTAGTATGCCTGCTAATCCAGCTTTTACGCCCATAGTAGTTAATTTAGCTGCTTTTGGTTCAGCAAATACAAACCTTACTCCTTTTATAAATTTGATAGAAACTCCTAATATGACAAATTTAGCAGGAGCGGATAACGATGCGAATCGAAATTACTCTACCATTTTTCGCTCAGGATTACTGGTAGAATCAACAGCAAGAATTACAGCTTATTATGAAGTAAACAGAGGCAATAACCCTGATATTTTTGCATTGAAGGGAAAAAATGGACTAGGAACAGATTTTTATGTTCCCATGCAAACAGCTTGGAATCATCAGAATGGACAAAATCCAAATGGACACTCTGGTTTTGTGATTGTAGCTACAGAAAGTAACACTACAGTAACAGTTACTACTACAAGACCTACTCGCTCTTTCGGAACTGGCGCAACTGGAACTACTGCCCCTGCAGGTACTTATACAATAACTTTAAATAGAGGACAAACTTATACAGTTGCAGCTCAACAACCTTCTGCGGGAAATGCCCCTGCAGGTTCTCGTATTGTATCTGATAAGCCAGTAGCTGTTACTTTGTATCATGACTCTATTAGAACTGGTGCAGGAGGGTGTTATGATTTGGCAGGAGATCAGCTTGTTCCTGTTGATATTGTTGGAGATGAATATATTATTATGCGTGGAACATTAGGAATACCTAGCTCAGCACAACCAGAAAAAGTATATATTTTGGCTACTCAACCTGGAACAACATTTACAGTAAATAGAAATGGAACTCCCATTGCAGGAACGCCTACTCTAGCAGCGGGGCAACAGTATATATTTGATATGGCTATAGGAACTGCTAAAGCGTATATTAAATCTAATAAACCTATTTACGTCCTTCACATGTCTGGTTATGGCTGTGAAACAGGAGCTGCTATTCTTCCTCCTATCGAATGTACAGGTTCTCGTTTGGTTCAATTTAATCGTTCTACAAATGAGAATTTTAGCTTGACTCTACTTGTGAAAGAAGGAGGACAAGGTGACTTTACACTCAATGGTGTTGCAATTCCTGTATCTAACTTTTCTCCTGTACCTGGTTCGCCAGATGTAGATCCTGCTAATGGAACACCAGATTGGTATTCGGCTCGTATTGATTACAATACAACCTTAGTTCCTTTAGGAGGAAACAGAATCGAAAATAGTAGTACACTCTTTCATGCAGGTGTTACAAATGGTGGTGCTAGTTCAGGTTGTCGTTATGGATATTTTTCTTCTTTTAATTCACTTAATTTAGGTCCTGATATTGCTATTTTTTATGGTTCGAATGTAGTACTTGATGCAGAAACTTATGGTGCAGTTAGTTATACTTGGAATACCACACCTGTACAAACAACACCACAAATCACAGTAAATGTAAGACGTACAAGAGATTATATTGTTGCTGTAGATTTAGGTCGTTGTATAGTCTATGATACTATCTGTGTAGGTACAGTAGAATATGTTTGGATTGGAGATACCGATGATGATTATGGAAAATTTTCCAATTGGAGTGCGCCTTGTGGAGAAGATGGAATACCTGACTGTGAACAAGATATTGTTGTTCCTGCTTTGGTAAATGGAATACCTCCTGTGAATTTTCCTAGAATATATGATAATGAAACACAAGCGTGTCGGAATATCATTATTGAAAATGGTGCTAGTCTGACCATTAGTCCATTAGGTCGTCTTAATGTTTGTGGAGATATGGTTCATTCTGGTTTTTTGAATATGCCTACTGGTTCTCTATTAGAATTTAGAGGACTTCAACCACAAACCTATACACAAAACGCAACAGGCACAGGAGAGTTTGCCAGGTTACAAATCAATAACTTAACTCCCCTTCCAGATGTACCTCGTTTGAAGGTTTCAGATGCAGGAACACAGAATATGGTAGTAAGCCCAACAGGAACACTTACTTTTATTAGAGGTGTCGTACGTACAGAAGGTTTGAAAGAAGTTGTTGTCCGTAACCCATCTCCTTCCTCCATATTAGGATATTCGTTTGCTAATAGTACTAATGATAGATTTGTTGGTGGAAGACTTAGGCGTTCGACAAATCCAATAGGCACTTATGACTTACCTGTCGGTTTGGCTGTTGAAAATATTGGAGCTGCAAGTCCTGTAGCTACCAAAAGAGCTACTATTGTGAATACCGTAGCAGCAGATTGGATAAACGATGCAACTTTCTGTGCCTTAAATCCCTTTCCTAGTAATCGTGTTATAAACTTGACTGATAATAGAAGTGCTGTTGCAGATGCACCTCTTTACAAACATATCGCCTTTCCTGCATCCGTAGCTATTTTAGGTAATGCTCCAAGAACTACCGAAGCTTGGGTAAGGATTAGTAGTAACCCTAGTAATGGAGCTATTTTCTATTTAGGCAGAGATGCTGCAAAAGAATTATTTGCCTTACGTAAAATAGGAACAGGTAATGGATATAGAATTGATTTAGGTGGAGGAATTATAAAAGACTTCAATTTAGCTGGAACAGTAGGAACTTGGCAACATTTTGCTATGACTTACAATGGTATATCAGAAGTAAAAGTATATCTAAATGGTAATGAAGTAGAGTCTCTTAATATTGCAGATTTGAATACTACAGGAAACTTTTATGTCGGTAGATATAGAAACAGTACCAACCAAAATTGGTATCTAGCTGGTAGATATGATAATGTAAGAGTTTGGAATGTAGCAAGAGCGCAAGCAGAAATATTTGCTAACTTTTGTGTGCGTTACGAGTGTACAATACCACCAGAACTCATTGCCAATTATGATATGGAAGATGGGTTTGGTTTTGCTGATACCAAAACTAGAAACTGTTCTATTTCTCCCCTACAATACGAAAGAGCAAGAGTACAGTTTCAAACACCAATGACAACAGCCAATAACTTACTGGCTTTCTTTAACCAATACCCAGGGGCAACACCAATATCGCCAAACGAATATCGTTGTCAAGCTACTTTTGGTACTTGTGAAGTATTGAACCATGGTTTTTGGACAGTTTCAGCATTTAATAATACGACAAAGGTTACTGGAGACGCAAGTTATAGAATGACTCTTTATAATAATGCTTATACTAATGGAGGTGTTTGTGCAAGTCCAGAAGCAACTATTATGAAACGTAATGTAAATACAGACCCTTGGACAATTCCAACTTTTCCAGCCTTATGTGCTGACAACTCACTTGGCTCTACATCTATGGAATGGATGTCTGGTTTTTCTGATTTTGCAGTTCCACAGACTTTTGACCCAATTATTTTACCAGTAGATTTGCTTTCTCTGACAGCAAAGCCTCTTATAAATTCTATTTTGGTAGAATGGAAAACTACTAATGAAATAAATAATGCAGGTTTTGAAGTAATGCGTTCAATAGATGGAGAAAATTTTGAACAGGTAGGTTGGGTAACTCAAAATAATACAGGAGTTTATTCTTTTGGAGATACAGAAGTCAATACAAATCAAATATATTATTATCGTTTAAATCAAGTAGATGAAAATGGTAGTAAAAAAACTAGTCCTATTGTAGATGCCAAAATTGATGGAAGCCTGTCAGGTGGAGTAACTGTATATCCAAACCCAACTAGTAATGAATTTACTATTGATTTGGGAGAAACTTATATAGCCAACACTACTTATCAAATAGAAGTTTATAACAGTATTGGAATGCTTTTACGAAACAGAACAGTTAGTAATTCTTCAAAAATAAATATGTCTTTAGAAGGATTAGCAAAAGGAATGTATCTAATAAAAATAGTTACACCCAGCCGTACAAAGCTTGTCAAGCTACAAAAAGAATAA
- a CDS encoding glycosyltransferase family 4 protein: MKQIAIFSPNYSPELGACASRIQYLAERLQKEGNKVTVYTTFPNYPTGSVFSRYRKFLFKKIIHKESINGVNIIRFSFYPSNSSSSFVRLFSMISLTLSWFFAFPSLKKQRPNTILVQSPPLLPVFTVWILSKLIIKKNYIPTLILNLSDLYPRVLLDLDKIKGHTIYNLLLNFEAFIYKKMDFIIGQSDEIVNYVQKIVSTTPIFLYRNGIDSKSFKIKENYQIKEKESIKLVYAGLLGVAQGVLEVIENIDFEKESAELHLYGNGNERELIENFIENKFLKTNKKQTVFLYDAIPPKQIAQKLADYDAAIILQKKQILGTVPSKIYEAMAAGLPILLCGSGESADLIRNYNLGRIVESTKNQQNFSINYELLSQEIRNLKKLSFAKRKNFGENGRRIAQHTFDKEIQFKNIKELFD, encoded by the coding sequence TTGAAGCAAATAGCTATCTTTTCGCCCAATTATTCCCCTGAACTCGGAGCATGTGCTTCCCGTATTCAGTATTTGGCAGAACGCTTACAAAAAGAAGGCAATAAAGTAACTGTTTATACAACATTTCCTAATTATCCAACAGGAAGTGTTTTTTCTAGGTATAGAAAATTTCTTTTCAAAAAAATTATTCATAAAGAAAGTATTAATGGAGTAAACATTATTCGTTTTTCTTTTTATCCTTCTAACTCTTCTTCTTCATTTGTTCGTCTTTTTAGTATGATTAGTTTGACTTTGAGTTGGTTTTTTGCTTTTCCATCTCTCAAAAAACAGCGTCCTAACACTATTTTGGTTCAAAGTCCTCCTCTTTTGCCAGTCTTTACAGTTTGGATTTTATCAAAATTGATTATCAAAAAAAACTATATTCCTACGCTTATTCTGAATCTTTCCGACCTTTATCCTCGTGTACTTTTAGACTTAGACAAAATAAAAGGGCATACAATATACAATCTACTTTTGAATTTTGAAGCATTTATCTATAAAAAAATGGATTTTATTATTGGTCAGTCTGATGAAATAGTAAATTATGTTCAAAAAATTGTTTCTACTACCCCTATTTTTTTATACAGAAATGGAATAGATTCCAAATCTTTCAAAATCAAAGAAAACTATCAAATCAAAGAAAAAGAGTCAATAAAACTGGTCTATGCAGGTCTTTTAGGGGTAGCACAAGGAGTCTTGGAGGTAATAGAGAATATAGATTTTGAAAAAGAATCTGCCGAATTGCATTTGTATGGAAATGGAAATGAACGAGAGTTAATAGAAAACTTTATTGAAAATAAATTTCTAAAAACAAACAAAAAACAAACAGTATTTCTTTATGATGCTATTCCTCCAAAACAAATTGCTCAAAAACTAGCTGATTATGATGCAGCTATTATTCTTCAAAAAAAACAAATTTTGGGAACTGTTCCTTCAAAAATATATGAAGCAATGGCAGCAGGATTACCTATTTTACTTTGTGGAAGTGGAGAAAGTGCTGATTTGATACGCAACTATAATTTAGGTCGTATAGTAGAATCAACAAAGAATCAACAGAACTTCTCCATAAATTACGAACTACTTAGCCAAGAAATACGTAACTTAAAAAAACTAAGTTTTGCTAAAAGAAAAAACTTTGGAGAAAATGGAAGGAGAATAGCTCAACATACTTTTGATAAAGAAATTCAATTTAAGAACATAAAAGAGTTATTTGACTAA
- a CDS encoding FAD-dependent oxidoreductase, with amino-acid sequence MGLNKSLDSLHSFSKKGNKKEQESSNPWLFDYPNNADFNFNYYNLLNNANQNSIGNNTNPAARIAIIGAGISGMVAARELFRSGYKNIDIYEASDRIGGRTYSQPVNTALNKHTTYEMGAMRMPFFTDVGSKNCLLDYYRQLFRIQTKDFPDPGSAAVKTTGVYLNDGQGTNPKWGNAPSLILWEGGQNPPDPALLDVYEKWNRFATMVSTEFQRLYATSSWESFWQSVVQTYWQLNFRELAYLPTIDSYQGNGNFGGLGMTVQEAQLFYTIGAGDGSWGAFYDISCLYIFRTLLSGYGTNHQLIIGNGAVLDDKDAMPIPDEATHNVRDKNGNLLTTPSFLGVQSFAESMFYLPVTSQNDSNGVSLYQASRMYPNFDINLMTQTPVTNIIKDQDNGKIYIATPLNNILPLRQLPEYDQVIITPTTWALQTSSLFTGFNFDTQLPFEVVDSIKSSHWITSCKIFYPLRKKYWEDGVSKIPQIITTDTYLQDIYAYSATDSDEGVLLLSYTWEDDANKLLALSDNQTDKEFLAQQCLDFLDDILMRCENIQERVSRYVDTSQPIVFQWALQPTYRGCAKLYRETSFNENYSLLTYNQEYAKESGIYFAGEAYSLEGGWTEPAIRLGVDAVLNLMNNTGATFNNGFSMDLYPKYSDWKPELNMGNVDLM; translated from the coding sequence ATGGGCTTAAACAAATCCTTAGATTCTTTACATTCCTTTTCTAAAAAAGGAAATAAAAAAGAACAAGAGTCTAGCAATCCTTGGCTATTTGATTATCCAAATAATGCTGATTTTAATTTTAATTATTATAACCTACTCAATAATGCCAACCAAAATTCAATAGGAAATAACACTAATCCTGCTGCTCGTATTGCCATCATTGGCGCTGGTATTTCGGGTATGGTAGCAGCAAGAGAACTTTTTAGAAGTGGTTATAAAAATATTGATATTTATGAAGCCAGTGACAGAATTGGTGGAAGGACTTATTCTCAACCTGTAAATACGGCTCTTAATAAACATACTACATACGAGATGGGCGCAATGAGAATGCCTTTTTTTACAGATGTAGGAAGCAAAAACTGTTTGTTAGATTATTACCGTCAGCTCTTCAGAATCCAAACAAAAGACTTTCCAGACCCTGGTTCTGCTGCTGTAAAAACGACAGGTGTTTATTTGAATGACGGACAGGGAACAAATCCAAAGTGGGGCAATGCTCCTAGCCTTATTCTTTGGGAAGGGGGACAAAACCCACCAGACCCAGCATTATTAGATGTATATGAAAAATGGAATCGATTTGCGACGATGGTTTCAACAGAGTTTCAAAGACTATATGCAACATCTAGCTGGGAAAGTTTTTGGCAATCTGTTGTTCAGACGTATTGGCAACTCAATTTTAGAGAACTTGCCTACCTTCCTACTATTGATTCTTATCAAGGAAATGGTAATTTTGGAGGACTAGGAATGACTGTGCAGGAAGCTCAATTATTTTATACGATTGGTGCTGGTGATGGAAGTTGGGGAGCTTTTTATGATATTTCTTGTTTGTATATTTTCAGAACGCTTTTGAGTGGCTATGGAACAAACCATCAGCTTATTATTGGCAATGGAGCAGTTCTTGACGACAAAGATGCGATGCCTATTCCAGACGAGGCTACTCATAATGTAAGGGATAAAAATGGTAATTTATTGACTACACCTAGTTTTTTGGGAGTACAATCTTTTGCTGAATCTATGTTTTATCTTCCTGTAACAAGCCAAAATGATTCAAATGGTGTGTCGTTGTATCAAGCATCTCGTATGTATCCAAATTTTGATATAAATTTGATGACTCAAACACCTGTTACCAATATTATAAAAGACCAAGACAATGGTAAAATATATATTGCAACTCCATTGAATAACATATTGCCTTTAAGACAATTACCAGAATATGACCAAGTAATCATAACACCAACTACTTGGGCATTACAAACAAGCTCTTTGTTTACAGGTTTTAATTTTGATACACAATTACCTTTTGAAGTAGTAGATAGTATAAAATCTTCTCATTGGATTACAAGTTGTAAAATATTTTATCCTCTTAGAAAAAAATACTGGGAAGATGGTGTATCTAAAATACCTCAAATTATCACAACAGATACATATCTTCAAGATATCTATGCTTACTCTGCAACAGATAGTGATGAGGGTGTTTTGTTGCTTAGTTATACGTGGGAAGATGATGCTAATAAACTCTTAGCATTAAGTGATAATCAAACAGATAAAGAGTTTTTAGCACAACAATGCTTAGACTTTTTGGATGACATTTTGATGCGTTGTGAAAATATTCAAGAACGTGTTTCTAGGTATGTAGATACTTCTCAACCTATTGTATTTCAATGGGCTTTACAACCTACTTACCGTGGTTGTGCAAAATTGTATCGTGAAACATCGTTCAATGAGAACTATTCTCTTCTGACCTATAATCAAGAATATGCAAAAGAATCAGGAATTTACTTTGCTGGTGAAGCCTATTCATTAGAAGGGGGATGGACAGAACCTGCTATCCGATTAGGAGTGGATGCTGTATTGAATTTAATGAATAATACAGGAGCTACTTTTAATAATGGGTTTTCTATGGATTTATATCCAAAATATAGTGATTGGAAACCAGAACTCAACATGGGTAATGTAGATTTGATGTAG
- the cdd gene encoding cytidine deaminase: MELNYQNFIMSKIHQLQIQITVFETENELSKKDLSLLNEARAATKRAYAPYSEFSVGAAIQLQNGEVVLGSNQENAAYPSGLCAERTAIFSASTQFPNEIIETIAIAAKPQKATDFIAISPCGSCRQVMSEYENKQEKPIRMIMEGNNKSIYVIHSIADLLPLKFSKNSLKNIT; the protein is encoded by the coding sequence ATAGAACTAAATTATCAAAATTTTATTATGTCAAAAATACATCAATTACAAATTCAGATTACTGTTTTCGAAACTGAAAATGAACTTTCTAAGAAAGATTTATCATTATTAAATGAAGCTAGAGCAGCTACAAAAAGAGCTTACGCACCTTATTCAGAGTTTTCAGTAGGTGCAGCCATTCAATTACAAAATGGAGAGGTAGTTTTGGGAAGTAATCAAGAAAATGCAGCTTATCCCTCTGGACTTTGTGCTGAACGAACAGCTATTTTTTCGGCTTCTACTCAATTTCCAAATGAAATAATAGAAACGATTGCCATTGCTGCCAAGCCTCAAAAAGCTACCGATTTTATTGCTATTTCACCTTGTGGGAGTTGTCGTCAAGTAATGTCTGAATATGAAAATAAACAGGAAAAGCCAATCCGAATGATTATGGAAGGAAATAATAAATCTATTTATGTTATACATTCTATTGCTGATTTATTACCACTGAAGTTCTCAAAAAATAGTTTGAAAAATATTACTTGA